A single window of Bradyrhizobium daqingense DNA harbors:
- a CDS encoding alpha/beta hydrolase: MNLDPDIAALLEMVQAGTESGARIPFPQLTAAQARADFDASSPLLDVDPPALGYERHLSLPTRDGAMIEARLYARDAPSARNPVPILLYMHGGGFVVGSLDSHQPLCRGLAEDSGAAVLSIGYRLAPEHKFPTAFEDAVDALAWIGREGRAIGLDPRRVAVGGDSAGGTLAAALAIEAKTNASLPQPVLQVLAYPGLSSRQTSASYERYGTGHLLERSTVDWFFRQYLRGDADRDDWRFAPLAADDLSGLAPAFIVLAEFDPLVDEGRDYAARLSAAGVPVDLQVYPGMIHEFLRMGNVVADALQARAAIGLALAKAFLAAGEKAA, from the coding sequence TTGAATCTTGATCCAGACATCGCAGCATTGCTTGAGATGGTGCAGGCCGGCACCGAAAGTGGCGCGCGCATTCCGTTTCCGCAACTGACCGCCGCGCAGGCACGGGCCGATTTCGATGCGTCCTCGCCGCTGCTCGATGTCGATCCGCCGGCGCTCGGCTACGAGCGGCATCTGTCGCTGCCGACGCGGGATGGCGCGATGATCGAGGCGCGGCTCTACGCAAGGGACGCGCCGAGCGCTCGCAATCCGGTCCCGATCCTTCTTTATATGCACGGTGGCGGCTTCGTCGTCGGCAGCCTCGATTCGCATCAGCCATTGTGCCGCGGTCTTGCCGAGGACAGCGGTGCAGCCGTGCTGTCGATCGGCTACAGGCTCGCACCGGAGCACAAGTTTCCGACGGCTTTCGAGGATGCGGTCGATGCGTTGGCCTGGATTGGCCGCGAAGGCCGGGCGATCGGGCTTGATCCGCGCCGCGTTGCCGTCGGCGGCGATAGCGCCGGCGGGACGCTTGCCGCCGCACTCGCGATCGAGGCGAAGACAAACGCGAGCCTTCCACAGCCGGTGCTCCAGGTTCTCGCCTATCCCGGCCTCAGCTCGCGGCAGACCTCCGCATCCTACGAACGATACGGCACCGGCCATCTCCTGGAGCGCAGCACCGTCGATTGGTTCTTCCGGCAATATCTGCGCGGTGACGCAGATCGGGACGATTGGCGCTTCGCACCGCTCGCAGCGGACGATTTGTCGGGCCTGGCTCCCGCATTCATCGTGCTCGCCGAGTTCGATCCCCTGGTCGATGAGGGACGCGACTATGCGGCGCGCCTCAGCGCGGCCGGTGTGCCCGTCGATCTGCAGGTTTATCCCGGCATGATCCATGAATTCCTGCGCATGGGGAATGTGGTGGCTGATGCCTTGCAGGCGAGGGCGGCGATCGGACTGGCGCTGGCCAAGGCCTTTCTTGCCGCTGGCGAAAAGGCGGCCTGA
- a CDS encoding ABC transporter substrate-binding protein: protein MSTLVPDHRPSRRALLSAGATIAGTALAGTWPMAFAQTGGSQSGPRIAALGWACAQTILALGVVPLVIPEIERYARLVVEPAVPSSVQEIGLRSEPNLELLQSFAPDIIIIDPSIAAAVPRLKLIAPVEMFTIFRPGGHPLDTARRSTMELAKRLGVQSACEAYFARFDVAMAGYRERLRDRGGKPLYLVSEIARNRALVFGPNSLYQEVLDQFGLKNAWTGQSGPWGYTSVGLEVLAAVPDARLVLMTSRVADVEALLKASPVLRTLPSLRSHRLTVLDNQFFYGGVPAAERFARLLAERLPRESHEQG from the coding sequence ATGAGCACGCTTGTCCCCGACCACAGGCCGTCTCGTCGTGCGCTTCTCAGCGCGGGCGCGACGATCGCAGGCACGGCCCTTGCGGGCACATGGCCGATGGCATTTGCCCAAACCGGTGGATCCCAATCCGGCCCCCGGATTGCCGCGCTCGGCTGGGCCTGTGCCCAGACGATACTGGCGCTCGGCGTCGTGCCGCTGGTGATTCCGGAGATCGAGCGCTATGCCCGGCTCGTGGTCGAGCCGGCTGTCCCGTCCAGCGTCCAGGAGATCGGCCTGCGGTCGGAGCCAAATCTGGAACTGCTGCAGAGCTTCGCGCCTGACATCATCATCATCGATCCCAGCATCGCGGCCGCCGTCCCCCGCCTCAAGCTGATCGCGCCGGTCGAGATGTTCACGATCTTCAGACCCGGCGGGCATCCTTTGGACACGGCGCGCCGTTCGACGATGGAGCTTGCTAAGCGCCTCGGGGTGCAGTCGGCGTGCGAAGCCTATTTCGCGCGCTTCGATGTCGCCATGGCCGGCTATCGTGAGCGGCTTCGAGACCGCGGCGGCAAGCCGCTTTACCTCGTCAGTGAGATCGCGCGCAACCGCGCGCTCGTGTTCGGTCCGAACAGCCTCTATCAGGAGGTGCTCGACCAGTTCGGGTTGAAGAATGCCTGGACCGGGCAGAGCGGCCCGTGGGGATATACCAGCGTGGGATTGGAGGTGCTCGCCGCGGTGCCGGACGCGCGGCTGGTGCTGATGACCTCGCGTGTCGCCGACGTCGAGGCCTTGCTGAAGGCAAGCCCGGTGCTCCGGACCCTGCCATCGCTTCGGTCGCATCGGCTGACGGTTCTGGACAATCAGTTCTTCTATGGCGGCGTGCCGGCGGCCGAACGTTTCGCCCGTCTCCTCGCCGAACGTCTGCCGCGGGAAAGTCATGAGCAAGGTTGA
- the fhuB gene encoding Fe(3+)-hydroxamate ABC transporter permease FhuB, with amino-acid sequence MSKVEALPARSGFDMHPAVLIGLLVAAAAALTWRNLSGYLPAGAWLPVLWQPEVTDPQQMLVHYTVFPRIAVALLAGAALGLAGTVSQQVLRNPLAEPSTIGVLNGAYLALAVTTLWAPSLLVFGREWIALVGGFAAFLCVFGLTWKRALSPVVLVLAGLIVSYYCAVTTQALVLLNHEYLIGLFIWGAGFLNQQDWSNVTFLAPRLLISIVLIAAMVRPLTLLGFDDETARNLGLGLTRARVFALVIAIALSASVVSVVGVMGFIGLSAPAIAMLSGARRFRDRLIWAPLCGAVLLWLTDQLVLLIPPGYREMPAGAVTALIGAPMLLVLLPRLRAAMPMGNLTPSAPPRLDHPWRVILCAVVLLLLVVWIALALGVGADGWRWSGLSGLQEFWPWRWPRVVSALAAGATLAVAGTLLQRMTGNPMAAPEVMGISYGAAMGVIVLLYLFPAHTRLAQIAAAGIGAFIVLALVLLFSRRSEFSPERVLLAGVAMSAAFGAIIAMALATGDPRIGTLLSLLTGSLYQIGPAEAGILAVAALLLLIMVPMLSRWLDILPLGPSTSRSIGISLARSRIIIMLLTALLTATATLLVGLLSLVGFIAPHMARMMGAQRALHQAALAALIGAILMVIADWAGRMVIFPFQMPAGIFAMMLAGPYLIWLLRPQRG; translated from the coding sequence ATGAGCAAGGTTGAGGCGCTGCCGGCCCGGTCCGGCTTCGACATGCATCCGGCGGTGCTGATCGGCCTGTTGGTGGCCGCCGCGGCCGCGCTTACCTGGCGCAATCTGTCCGGATACCTGCCGGCCGGCGCATGGTTGCCGGTGTTATGGCAGCCCGAGGTCACCGATCCCCAGCAGATGCTGGTGCACTACACCGTGTTTCCGCGCATCGCGGTGGCGCTGCTGGCCGGCGCCGCCCTCGGTCTTGCCGGCACTGTATCTCAGCAGGTGCTGCGCAATCCGCTCGCCGAGCCGAGCACCATCGGTGTCCTGAACGGCGCCTATCTCGCATTGGCCGTGACGACCCTGTGGGCGCCGTCGCTACTGGTTTTCGGCCGCGAGTGGATCGCGTTGGTCGGCGGGTTCGCTGCGTTCCTGTGCGTGTTCGGGCTGACCTGGAAGCGCGCGTTATCACCCGTTGTCCTCGTGCTCGCCGGGCTGATCGTCAGTTATTATTGCGCGGTGACCACCCAGGCGTTGGTGCTGCTCAACCACGAATATCTGATCGGTCTGTTCATCTGGGGCGCCGGTTTCCTCAATCAGCAGGATTGGAGCAACGTCACGTTCCTGGCGCCGCGGCTCCTGATCTCGATCGTCTTGATCGCGGCGATGGTTCGCCCTTTGACCCTGCTCGGCTTCGATGACGAGACCGCGCGCAATCTGGGGCTCGGATTGACGAGAGCCCGGGTTTTCGCGCTCGTCATCGCCATCGCGCTTAGTGCGTCGGTCGTCAGCGTGGTCGGCGTCATGGGATTTATCGGTCTGTCTGCGCCGGCTATCGCCATGCTGTCAGGCGCGCGCCGTTTTCGCGACCGGCTGATCTGGGCACCACTTTGCGGCGCCGTGCTGCTGTGGCTGACGGATCAACTCGTGCTGTTGATCCCGCCCGGATATCGCGAAATGCCGGCGGGCGCGGTGACAGCCCTGATCGGTGCGCCGATGCTGCTCGTGCTGCTGCCACGATTGCGGGCGGCCATGCCTATGGGAAATCTCACGCCATCCGCGCCGCCGCGTCTCGATCACCCCTGGCGCGTGATCCTGTGCGCTGTCGTCTTGTTGCTGCTCGTCGTCTGGATCGCACTTGCCCTCGGTGTCGGCGCTGACGGCTGGCGCTGGAGCGGTCTGTCGGGCTTGCAGGAATTCTGGCCCTGGCGCTGGCCGCGCGTGGTGTCGGCGCTCGCCGCAGGCGCCACGCTGGCGGTCGCCGGCACGCTGCTGCAACGGATGACCGGAAACCCGATGGCCGCGCCGGAAGTCATGGGTATCAGCTATGGCGCTGCGATGGGCGTGATCGTTCTGCTCTACCTCTTTCCCGCCCACACCCGGCTGGCGCAGATTGCGGCGGCCGGGATTGGCGCCTTCATCGTGCTGGCGCTGGTGCTGCTGTTCAGCCGGCGGTCCGAGTTCAGTCCTGAGCGCGTGCTGCTCGCCGGCGTCGCCATGAGCGCGGCGTTCGGCGCGATCATTGCCATGGCGCTGGCGACCGGTGATCCCCGCATCGGCACACTGCTGTCGCTGCTGACTGGGTCGCTCTACCAGATCGGTCCGGCCGAGGCCGGAATTCTTGCCGTGGCCGCGCTCCTTCTGCTGATCATGGTGCCGATGCTCTCCCGCTGGCTCGACATCCTGCCGCTGGGACCTTCGACCTCGCGTTCGATCGGCATCTCGCTGGCGCGTAGCCGCATCATCATCATGCTGCTGACGGCATTGCTGACGGCCACGGCGACGCTGCTGGTGGGTCTTTTGAGCTTGGTCGGCTTCATCGCGCCGCACATGGCGCGGATGATGGGCGCGCAGCGCGCGCTGCATCAGGCGGCACTGGCCGCGTTGATCGGGGCGATCCTGATGGTCATCGCGGATTGGGCCGGACGTATGGTGATCTTTCCGTTCCAGATGCCCGCCGGCATCTTCGCCATGATGCTTGCCGGACCCTATCTCATCTGGCTGCTGCGGCCGCAACGCGGCTGA
- a CDS encoding ATP-binding cassette domain-containing protein, translated as MTFQHAQTGETTLALPADIPQTSLEAPATLFELDQVGFAVAARALLEPLTLSLPARRVVGLIGHNGSGKSTLLKLLARQQPSSSGTIRFEGRALRAWSDRDYARKVAYLPQQTPPAAGMLVKELVALGRYPWHGALGRFGDIDREKVESAMALTHIEPFADRLVDTLSGGERQRVWIAMLVAQDAECLLLDEPTSALDIAHQIEVLSLVKRLARERNLGVVVVLHDVNMAARFCDEIIALHSGKLIARGTPDKIMTPAELETIYGIPMGVMPSPDHGHLISFAR; from the coding sequence ATGACGTTCCAACACGCGCAGACGGGCGAAACAACGCTCGCCTTGCCGGCCGACATTCCACAGACGTCGCTGGAAGCGCCCGCTACCTTGTTCGAGCTCGACCAAGTCGGCTTCGCGGTCGCCGCGCGCGCGCTGCTCGAACCGCTCACCCTCTCGCTTCCCGCGCGCAGGGTCGTCGGGCTGATCGGCCATAACGGCTCGGGCAAATCGACCCTGCTGAAATTGTTGGCGCGCCAGCAGCCATCTTCGTCGGGAACAATTCGTTTCGAGGGCCGCGCGCTGCGCGCATGGAGCGATCGGGACTATGCCCGCAAGGTCGCCTATTTGCCGCAGCAGACGCCGCCCGCCGCGGGCATGCTGGTCAAGGAGCTGGTTGCACTCGGCCGCTATCCCTGGCACGGCGCGCTCGGCCGGTTCGGCGACATCGACCGCGAGAAGGTCGAAAGCGCCATGGCATTGACCCATATCGAGCCGTTCGCGGATCGCCTGGTCGATACGCTGTCCGGAGGCGAACGCCAGCGGGTCTGGATCGCCATGCTGGTGGCGCAGGATGCCGAATGCCTGCTGCTCGACGAGCCGACCTCGGCACTCGACATCGCTCATCAGATCGAGGTGCTGTCGCTGGTCAAGCGGCTTGCCCGCGAGCGCAACCTCGGCGTGGTCGTCGTGCTCCACGACGTCAACATGGCCGCTCGCTTCTGCGACGAGATCATCGCGCTCCATTCCGGAAAGCTGATCGCGCGCGGCACGCCGGACAAGATCATGACGCCGGCCGAGCTTGAAACCATCTATGGCATCCCGATGGGCGTGATGCCGTCGCCGGACCACGGCCATCTCATCAGCTTCGCGCGGTGA
- a CDS encoding siderophore-interacting protein, producing MDLLISETRIALPDAAGLAARMIDHLVEHDIAFEDRGGLRVAKLPFGTSSLAVEAEVLKIRVEADDKGNLEMLRSVVASHVIEFAGDIAPTIVWSGHESNGGTLANFREVRLKSAISLTPHMRRLTFTGDDIARFVNDDDLHVRLYFPPEGLAKPEWPWPAPDGRILWPEPDRRPVTRYYTIRRIDLPSPEIDIDFVVHDHAGPGSAFAVNAKAGAICGMAGPLGRGIRPARWLLLAGDETALPAIARILETLPATTTGEAFIEVADRDEEIPLVAPQGVAVRWLHRDGRPAGTTQLLVDAVKAVQWPGHREVFAWVACEAQALKALRDHLRDERKLARDQHLAVAYWSLRQP from the coding sequence TTGGACTTGCTTATCTCCGAAACCCGCATCGCGCTTCCCGACGCCGCCGGCCTCGCCGCGCGGATGATCGATCATCTAGTGGAGCATGACATTGCCTTCGAGGATCGCGGCGGCCTCAGGGTGGCGAAACTGCCGTTCGGCACCAGTTCCCTCGCCGTTGAAGCCGAAGTGCTCAAGATCCGCGTCGAGGCCGACGACAAGGGCAATCTGGAAATGCTGCGCTCGGTCGTCGCCTCGCATGTGATCGAGTTCGCGGGCGACATCGCCCCCACCATCGTTTGGTCCGGCCATGAATCCAACGGCGGCACCCTGGCCAATTTCCGCGAGGTGCGGCTGAAGTCCGCGATCAGCCTGACGCCGCATATGCGCCGGCTGACCTTCACGGGGGACGATATCGCCCGTTTCGTCAACGATGACGACCTGCACGTGCGGCTGTATTTCCCGCCCGAGGGCCTCGCCAAGCCCGAATGGCCGTGGCCCGCTCCGGACGGGCGTATCCTGTGGCCTGAGCCCGACCGCAGGCCCGTCACCCGCTATTACACGATCCGTCGCATCGACTTGCCGAGCCCCGAGATCGATATCGACTTCGTCGTCCATGATCACGCCGGACCAGGCTCGGCCTTCGCCGTCAACGCGAAGGCCGGTGCCATCTGCGGCATGGCCGGCCCGCTCGGCCGGGGCATTCGTCCGGCGCGCTGGTTGCTGCTCGCGGGCGACGAAACCGCCCTGCCCGCCATCGCGCGAATTCTGGAGACGCTGCCGGCCACGACAACGGGCGAAGCCTTCATCGAGGTCGCAGATCGGGACGAGGAGATTCCGCTGGTCGCGCCGCAAGGCGTAGCGGTCCGCTGGCTGCATCGCGACGGCCGTCCGGCCGGGACGACACAGCTCCTGGTCGACGCCGTGAAGGCGGTGCAATGGCCGGGCCATCGGGAGGTCTTCGCCTGGGTCGCGTGTGAAGCGCAGGCGCTGAAGGCGTTGCGCGATCATCTGCGCGACGAGCGAAAGCTCGCGCGCGACCAGCATCTGGCCGTCGCCTATTGGAGCCTGCGCCAACCATGA
- a CDS encoding cyclic peptide export ABC transporter has translation MNSRSGLTAQILHLLRPYWPLVLGGIVLGIVGGASVAALLAVVNRGLYATQADVVTLLLAFAGLCLLILIGSIGADISANYVGQRIIAELRKSLAARILAAPIDQLEIYRTHRLIPVLTQDVDTISDFAFFFSSFFVSVVIALGCMVYLAVLSWPLFLITGAVIVLGSLAHGYARTRGVRGFNLARDSEDQLHKQYRAIAEGAKELRLNRVRRRRLYVDQLQETVDRISSVQISSINLFVTARAFGTMLFFVVIGVALTLRPFLWPDSPAAVSSGFVLVLLYMRGPIDQVIGILPALGRAQVAMRRITELSEQFSTPEHDLLASAPAMPAKTSIETIELRGVTYAFRAVPGSDPFVLGPIDLRVRQGDIVFIVGQNGSGKTTLIKLLLGLYAPHDGTVLRNGLPVVTETRDDYRQLFTTIFSDYYLFEDLIRGEGVVPDVAERYLQRLEVAHKVSVENGVFTTTDLSTGQRKRLALMNAWLEERPVLVFDEWAADQDPAFRHIFYTELLPDLKRLGKTIIVISHDDRYFGIADHLVRLRDGKIVASEARADNAANNSAVPTDASL, from the coding sequence ATGAACTCACGAAGCGGCCTGACGGCGCAGATCCTACATCTCCTGCGGCCTTACTGGCCGCTCGTGCTCGGCGGCATCGTTCTCGGCATCGTTGGTGGCGCCAGCGTCGCGGCGTTGCTCGCGGTGGTCAATCGCGGGCTCTATGCCACGCAGGCCGACGTCGTCACGCTGCTTCTCGCGTTCGCAGGCCTGTGCCTCCTGATCCTGATCGGTTCCATCGGCGCCGATATCAGCGCCAACTACGTCGGACAGCGGATCATCGCCGAGCTTCGCAAGTCGCTGGCCGCCAGGATCCTGGCCGCGCCCATCGATCAGCTCGAGATCTATCGCACGCATCGCCTGATCCCCGTTCTCACGCAGGACGTGGACACGATCAGCGATTTCGCGTTCTTCTTTTCGTCCTTTTTCGTGTCGGTCGTGATCGCGCTCGGCTGCATGGTTTACCTGGCGGTGCTGTCTTGGCCGCTTTTCCTGATCACGGGAGCCGTCATCGTCCTGGGGTCGCTGGCGCATGGATATGCAAGGACACGAGGCGTCCGCGGCTTCAACCTCGCGCGAGATTCTGAGGACCAGCTGCACAAGCAGTATCGCGCGATCGCCGAGGGCGCCAAGGAGCTGCGTCTCAATCGCGTCCGCCGCCGGCGCCTCTATGTCGACCAACTTCAAGAGACCGTCGACCGGATCAGCTCGGTCCAGATCAGCTCGATCAATCTGTTCGTGACGGCGCGGGCGTTCGGCACGATGCTGTTCTTCGTCGTGATCGGCGTGGCGCTGACCTTGCGTCCGTTCCTGTGGCCCGACAGTCCCGCCGCCGTGTCCAGCGGATTCGTGCTGGTGCTGCTCTATATGCGCGGCCCCATCGATCAGGTCATCGGTATTTTGCCGGCGCTCGGTCGCGCACAGGTCGCGATGCGCCGCATTACGGAGCTCTCGGAGCAGTTCTCGACCCCCGAGCACGATCTGCTGGCCAGTGCTCCCGCCATGCCGGCCAAGACCAGCATCGAAACCATCGAGCTCCGTGGCGTCACCTATGCTTTTCGCGCCGTGCCGGGCAGTGATCCTTTTGTACTTGGTCCGATCGATCTGCGTGTTCGACAGGGCGACATCGTCTTCATCGTCGGGCAGAATGGAAGCGGAAAGACGACGCTGATCAAGCTGCTGCTCGGTCTCTATGCTCCGCATGACGGCACCGTGCTGCGCAACGGCCTGCCGGTCGTGACGGAGACGCGGGATGATTACCGCCAGCTCTTTACGACCATCTTCTCCGACTATTATCTGTTCGAGGATCTCATACGCGGAGAAGGCGTCGTGCCTGATGTCGCGGAACGCTATCTTCAGCGGTTGGAGGTCGCGCACAAGGTCTCGGTCGAGAACGGCGTGTTCACGACGACGGACCTGTCCACCGGGCAGCGCAAGCGATTGGCCCTGATGAATGCCTGGCTCGAGGAAAGACCCGTCCTCGTATTCGACGAATGGGCCGCCGATCAGGATCCGGCGTTCCGGCACATCTTTTACACGGAGCTGTTGCCCGATCTGAAGCGGCTCGGAAAGACCATCATCGTGATTTCACACGATGATCGCTATTTCGGGATAGCGGATCATCTGGTGCGGCTGCGCGACGGCAAGATCGTCGCAAGCGAGGCGAGAGCCGACAACGCCGCGAACAATTCCGCGGTTCCAACGGACGCGTCGCTTTAG
- a CDS encoding GNAT family N-acetyltransferase, translating into MNKASDSGTGPRAFPVGPYSDLTVFQEGDRLRVVADDSTALELRLRERVDHLEVLNASDDRELAARAVSASAEALFAWRPGTDRLVLDFAGRAPLARELSESGLAIMSEGQLVLLPELVMQRRDNWLVNPGRPPLPQLHVMTDGRRHPRRAAKPTGKVYGRFIPWLSEVISFRVADLENDLHLLHRWMNDPRVDAFWNEAGDLDKHRRYLAGILADPHMLPLIGCFGGEPFGYFELYWAKENRIAPFYDADDYDRGWHVVVGEDAFRGSRYISAWLPSLMHYMFLDDCRTQRIVGEPAAAHSQQLRNLERSGFAKIKNFDFPHKRATLVMLLRERFFGDRLWLPATAGPASSS; encoded by the coding sequence ATGAACAAGGCTTCGGATTCCGGGACCGGACCTCGTGCGTTTCCGGTCGGCCCATATTCCGATCTGACCGTTTTCCAGGAGGGCGACCGGCTTCGCGTCGTTGCCGACGACTCCACGGCATTGGAACTGCGTCTGCGGGAGCGAGTCGATCACCTCGAGGTCCTGAATGCGTCGGATGACCGTGAGCTGGCCGCGCGGGCCGTATCGGCATCTGCCGAGGCGCTATTCGCCTGGAGACCGGGTACCGATCGACTCGTTCTGGACTTCGCTGGTAGAGCGCCGCTTGCACGGGAGCTGTCGGAGAGTGGTCTTGCCATCATGTCCGAGGGACAGCTGGTTCTGCTTCCAGAGCTGGTCATGCAGCGGCGGGACAATTGGCTGGTGAACCCCGGACGACCGCCATTGCCGCAACTCCACGTTATGACGGATGGCAGGCGCCATCCGCGCCGCGCGGCAAAGCCGACGGGAAAAGTGTATGGCCGGTTCATCCCCTGGCTGTCGGAGGTCATCTCGTTCCGCGTGGCCGACCTCGAGAATGATCTCCATTTGCTGCATCGCTGGATGAATGACCCCCGGGTCGATGCGTTCTGGAACGAGGCGGGCGATCTCGACAAGCATCGGCGCTATCTGGCCGGTATCCTGGCCGATCCGCACATGCTGCCGCTGATCGGCTGCTTTGGCGGGGAACCGTTCGGTTATTTCGAGCTCTATTGGGCCAAGGAAAATCGCATCGCGCCGTTCTATGATGCCGACGATTACGACCGGGGATGGCACGTGGTCGTGGGCGAGGACGCGTTTCGCGGCAGTCGATACATCAGCGCGTGGCTACCTTCGCTGATGCACTACATGTTCCTAGACGATTGCCGCACGCAGCGGATCGTCGGAGAGCCGGCGGCGGCGCATTCGCAGCAGCTTCGCAATCTCGAACGTTCGGGTTTCGCCAAGATCAAGAACTTCGACTTTCCCCACAAGC